A single Streptomyces sp. 2114.4 DNA region contains:
- a CDS encoding YdbC family protein — translation MLVKWIRLTVVDRRGFERGQRKWAGLLGEPGFRGQGGGWSRGRQGVAHLVAFWESRAFYDSFMARSHDRLAAAQAGTYKDAQVRLFEHEFDVKVGFRPSFGDVDVLRLAHCQVRQDRVEHFMLMQEKVWNPAMAGSPGMLRGMLGRAPGEEFLVLSLWQSAAERGKYRPERVERLALRAQIAADVRAIAGDVVQLEPSWTV, via the coding sequence GTGCTGGTCAAGTGGATTCGCCTCACCGTTGTGGACCGTCGAGGGTTCGAACGGGGGCAGCGGAAATGGGCGGGGCTGCTGGGTGAGCCGGGATTTCGAGGGCAGGGCGGTGGGTGGAGCCGGGGGCGGCAGGGCGTCGCGCATCTGGTGGCCTTCTGGGAGAGCCGGGCCTTTTACGACTCCTTCATGGCGCGCTCGCACGACCGGTTGGCGGCCGCCCAGGCCGGCACGTACAAGGACGCCCAAGTGCGACTGTTCGAGCACGAGTTTGACGTCAAGGTGGGATTCCGCCCGTCGTTCGGCGATGTGGATGTGCTGCGGCTGGCGCACTGCCAGGTGCGCCAGGACCGGGTGGAGCACTTCATGCTGATGCAGGAGAAGGTCTGGAACCCCGCGATGGCGGGTTCGCCGGGAATGCTGCGGGGGATGCTGGGGCGGGCTCCGGGGGAGGAGTTCTTGGTGCTGTCGCTGTGGCAGTCGGCGGCCGAGCGGGGGAAGTACCGGCCTGAACGGGTGGAGCGGCTGGCACTGCGGGCCCAGATAGCCGCGGATGTCCGGGCGATCGCGGGCGATGTGGTGCAGCTCGAACCGTCCTGGACGGTGTGA
- a CDS encoding TetR/AcrR family transcriptional regulator — protein sequence MPDETEHGNRRESGDPPPTPGTRRPGGRTARTRAAVRDAVLAGLTEHGYPGLTVEYVAEHSGVHKTTLYRRWKDVEGLVADALDLAGEDSWVPPDTGSLEGDLRALAREVVTSFTDPAVAASGSAMIAAAFQSERAAVALRDYYAERFTRCEVLIERAVRRGELPAAPGAVPAPPDATPSATAPATPDTAPSDTAPPDPASPAAPESAIDAGALVRSVSAPLFFRLFITREPVDDSLADQAVAATLAAARAGAFTTGTTLGTPPGATP from the coding sequence TTGCCTGACGAGACGGAGCACGGAAACCGGCGCGAGTCCGGCGATCCCCCGCCCACCCCCGGCACTCGCCGCCCCGGCGGCCGCACGGCCCGCACCCGCGCCGCCGTCCGCGACGCCGTGCTGGCCGGGCTCACCGAGCACGGCTATCCCGGCTTGACCGTCGAATACGTCGCGGAGCACTCCGGCGTGCACAAAACGACGCTCTACCGGCGCTGGAAGGACGTCGAGGGCCTGGTGGCGGACGCCCTCGACCTTGCGGGCGAGGACAGCTGGGTCCCGCCCGACACCGGCTCCCTGGAAGGCGATCTGCGTGCTCTGGCACGCGAGGTCGTCACTTCCTTCACCGATCCGGCGGTGGCCGCATCGGGCAGCGCGATGATCGCCGCCGCCTTCCAGTCGGAGCGGGCGGCCGTGGCGCTGCGTGACTACTACGCCGAGCGGTTCACGCGCTGCGAGGTCCTCATCGAACGCGCCGTCCGACGCGGCGAATTGCCGGCGGCCCCGGGCGCCGTGCCGGCCCCGCCGGACGCCACACCGTCGGCCACCGCGCCGGCCACCCCCGACACCGCCCCGTCGGACACCGCCCCGCCCGATCCCGCCTCGCCCGCCGCCCCGGAGAGCGCCATCGACGCCGGCGCGCTCGTCCGTTCCGTCTCCGCTCCGCTCTTCTTCCGCCTGTTCATCACCCGGGAGCCGGTGGACGACTCCCTCGCCGACCAGGCCGTGGCAGCCACACTGGCCGCCGCCCGCGCCGGGGCGTTCACCACCGGCACCACGCTCGGCACGCCCCCCGGCGCGACCCCCTGA